The Anastrepha obliqua isolate idAnaObli1 chromosome 5, idAnaObli1_1.0, whole genome shotgun sequence DNA window TGGATTTAGTCCTATAGTGAAAGAGATAAACTTTCAAACTTCGCAAAGACATTCTAGGAAACGAGTACGCCAACAGATTAGCTTCAGCACATTGGTATCAAAGAGTACTAGTGAAATATCAAAGGGCCTAAAGGCATTCTATCATAAATagaatattcaaaaaagttggatatcatttcacggtagtgctcaccattcacagttacgttacgattcgcagcatctttgaagaagtacggtccaatgatacctccagcctataaaccgcaccaaactgtgagcttttctggatacattgataGCTCttacaattcttctggctgatcttcacttcaACATCGACGATCCTGCTTATTTActtacccattgatccaaaaatgagcttcgtcgctgaacacaatttttcgactttaaactttcttaacagaacacgcatttttataataaaattcaatgacttgcaagcattgttcgtttgtaagacgattcatggttaaattatagaccaaactgaagatgtttgacagtgaaacaaaacacgacacgtgcgtcagctgtttaaaaagataatagtttAGTTTAGAAAAAAGAATTTGTACTGGCGTCACAAAACGTGTTTGTGACAAATAAATTGCTTGCTGTGAAAGGGCAATCTTAAAAGTTCTAAACACCTAGTCATCTTCTACCATGAAcgattaatgttttttttttcggctcTGCATCAAATGCAGCGTCAGAGCTAATTCTCAAAAAAGAATACCTTGGGCTCCCGATGTACAGAACGCAAAGATGTGGCCAACCTTAAACTGTTAATtgactctcagcgaatttgaagggATAATGTTTCTTTACAACAGGAGTCGGTAAAAAAGGAATTGTGTTGATGATTTGCAAACAAATCAGCGCAGCCACTactcatgttacttcgttgccctCTGAACAACACCAGATTGATTGGAATAGCTTAAGAATACATGTATGACGAATgtcctgctacaacaacaagtgtGAGAATGACGTTGAAGCCAAAATTTAATCTCACAATTTGGCTTCTATTGACCAAATCATTCCTGCAATTTCCTCTTCCTAAGAAAAGTGGGTTTAATTGGACTACTCTTAAGTTAAAGAGGTAGAAAAGGAAACGGTTCCTAAAACGgtgctgttgtagcagcatatacATTCCCCTTGCATATACGAggagtgctgctgaagtgaccgactgtcgtgggaatgaTTGGAATGCTTAAGTagaaactttaatattttagaatgtaCAAATATTTGGTGAGGCAAAATATGATGAATATTTTACGCTTGACGACTTTAGTGAATCATATCTCATGATGATATTGGCCTATAATTTTTCATATCGCTTTTACTACCATTTTTGAAGGATGGCTGATTAGAGTTAATTAATTTCATGGTCGAAATAAAGCGACTATGTTTGAGAACTTTTTACTCTacacaatataaatatatagcaTTTTAAAGCTCGTGATCAGATGAATACCTACACAAATCTAATTAGAAACGATATATTTATCATTTTCCTATTAGTATAGATTTTAAATCCATAATTGAAATGTTATCGGAAGTACTAACACCtccatttatatttgtttacagTCCCAGACACTACAAATCGACTTTCTGAGAAAGGTTCTGCCCAACTACCACCATCTACGTAAACCCAATTACGATCCTAAAAAGATGCGCATAGCTGCTTAAATGATTGCACACATTATTTATGTCGTAacagatttattatttatttcaataaacgaTTTAACTTCCGATTCGAATGTGTTTATAGTATGATCGCAAAGTGACTCCAAGTCATCTAAACCTCGCTTTAAAATATCTATAGCCCTGTTTTGACTCGATTGTATTCGAAAATGCATTTTGCTCTCAGTTGGATGAGGAATCGTGTAACCGCAAAAATCAACGTCGGGATATCTGCTTATTATTGTTTTCAACGCATTACCCAATGTATGTCCTTCATTCTGGAACACAAACGTACGGGAGCCTTCACCACTATTTTCATCTCCAGCAACCtgtcaaaattaacaaattgagcttttaatagaaaaatgaattgaaatgttATATACTTCTGCCAAAGCACCCATTTTTTTAGAGTTGAATTTTAGAAAACCGCACGTTTCTGAATGAATAAACTCGAACAATAACAATATAATTAGGGTGGCACAATTTTATCGGAATTTCGAACATACCAATATTTTCATCGATTGCCATTAAGATCACGCTCACAGCAAAACGAATCTATTCAAAGTGATATCAGCAGACCAGTTGATTTTTTCGCCTTGAACATAAGGATATcagcacaaaatgaaatgaataaaaatcgcTTTATTATACTACTACTCTACTTGTTTTGTCATGACTTTGTTGTTGATCTAGAGCCACCACCTTAAATGTTAGGACGATTTTTTggtaagaaaattattatttttgtttaatgagCTATTAATTTACCGGTTCTCAATCGAACATTGTGCAGAACATTAcaatagaaacaaaaagaaaataaatagacGCTGGTGTGAAgaaaattatagtaaaattgTGGAAAGAAGGCCAAAACTATCGATAACTAGTGAGAGCAACATTCGAAACCACGAAAATACTGGGATTAAAACTGCAAGGCCCAGAGCGGGGTTTTCTTGTAaattaacagaaaaataaaagatctgTATTATAGGGCTTGTGcagaaatttactttaaaattgaactaTGAAATAAGGATttcaaatatataagaaaaaccGCTTACCATGGAAGATTTGCTAGGAAAAACCAAaacgacatttctttttttttataagattcTTCCATTGTACACGggtctgggctgttgtttttgcgcagTCCCATGCGATGTCTGCATCTGCTAGTTCGATCTCTGCTACCTTGTGGTGAgggaattttggaaaaaaggaTTTATTTTGTAAGGAAGTGTTGCATTTTTGAAATCAAGAAATGTGTAGAGGAACTCTGGTAGAGCGCTGAATACAAAAAGTTGTTGCCAACAGTAAAAAAGTGGTGTGAGGCGTATATGGCAGCTAGTGGCATGGGCAAAATTGCAGTTTATTGATTCAAtatagcaaaattttataaaaagaagaACAGCGCCGCAAGTGAGAATTTGGATTAAATaagattaaattataaaaaattctgcaCACAATAACCAATAAATAGTGTCcctgtttaattttaataatgctTACAgggtttttgcttgttttcgtttgtttctttttcttcccGCATATTTTCAAGTTTAACAGCTCAGTTCTGCCATCAAATTTAGAGTGATTTTAATAACCAATTGAAACAGGATAATCACAGGCGAATTACATAGAGAGCTTATTACGTGCTGTGGGAGCATAACATTACGGTGTACAATGAGATATCGATAGTCGCAATCAACCATTTATGTTTGACATATTTGCAAAAACACCCCTGTATTTCTAGTGCAATCGATGTTTTCTCCATCTCTAATGTAAACAAATCATTTGCCTAAGATTTTGATTCTCAATATGACAACGGCACAAgtgaatttttcttcaaataaagaATTGGAAGTGATTGAATATCCAGCAAAAGTCGTTAATTTAAACCGAATGTTAGCAACACTAGGGGGTATTACCAATGTCTCTCAGGTAAGTGTATGAAGATGTAAATCCAATACTTTTTTAAGCTTGATATTCAttatcgaaaaaatgtattcaaaagtGCATTAACCGCGGATGGTCGTGATATACACCGAGATAGTTTGTATTGAAAAGTTAACACTTGCTTTCACTCTTAAGTAGAATTTGAGATattgaaaatactttttattttaaagtatataCAGATATTTATACGATGCATATACGTAGGTACATAAAGACAATTTTCAACaactcaaattaattttaggCGTTGGGAAGTGAACAGAAACGCTTGGAGCTTCGTTTCCATCCGAAAAATCCGTTTAACAAAGTAGCCGGCGGTGATGCAGTTCAAGGAGCCGGGTTGCTAATATCTGTTAAAGTACGACGCTCTAAAAAACATCGAAACCAACCTTCTGAATACCAACTGTGCATCCTTGGACATTGCAAAAGAAGTTTTACTTTTAGCTGTTAGTATTTTGAATCATACATTCGTAATCTGATAGTTTTTATATGAACAGGTTTATGTGATTTCCAGTATCTACCTTTGCACAATGATCCAAATAGAACGGAAAACTTGACGTTCAATTTATCCAGCATAATTCCTCAGTCTGTAaccaatacaaattatttttcgtaAGTAAACTTATAATTCAACAGTGTTATTGAAGTTATTACAAATTCGACTTTTTCAGACAAACAGATGTGCCATTACTAAGTTTACCACAAACCTTTGCTCGTCTCGATACAATTAATTCTACTATATTTCGTGCCGACCAACAAGATGACGGCCAACATGATGTGCTGGGTGTGATACAAAAATCTTCATACGATAGTCGCGACGTAGTCGCATTTAGTATGACTGATGGTTTTCCAGAACGTGCAGATCTGCAAATTGTCAAAAGAATGAGAATCAAATACGTATCTGATGAGCAATTACAGAAAGTTAAAGCCGTAAGTGCATGCCTacccttttatatttttatattaaggtatgtatgtgtgagtaaaaaatgtacatacatacatatatagcttCGTTGGAGGGGAAAAAACACGAATTAAGTTTAAGGCTTGataacaagaatgatagaataaagGATTTCTCCCCATCAGCGAAACGTGACGCCACACTGGTACAGTTGCGTGTGGAAATTGCGAAAATGCGAATaggaaaaaattacacaaacacaCGAATAAATTGTATAAATGTGACACCACTTATACAATAGTGGCACCAGATGGGCGCCAcctttatattttgtatatcgTTTTTGGTATCGAGCGGACTTCAAAATTAGGATAAGCAATATCCTGCTTACTAAATTGTGCAGAAAGTAATAGTGTCAGCATCACGTCGATCTCACAAAACTACTCGAAATCTTCATCTGCAATAATGGCGGGTATCCGATGACAGCATTGACGGAGtgaaaaaaaccttcaagaccAGTTTTAGTAAACTTAGTTTACCACAGGAGCCACTGGGCTCCTAGTAAGTATTgttttgaagtaattttaatggaacaaattcgataaaaaaattaatgaactaAGATAGGAAGCGATAGCAAATAAAAGGAGGGAAAGAAAGTTTACAACAAACTTTTatatggcagaaattcactctgTTTTGTCACTGTATGTCGCGAAGCTGAGCTACTACGACCCGGAATTATGCGTTCTCAATACAGTCGTTTCGGCAGCATTCTCTGTATtcgtatggggaatgtttatgctgctacaacaacaacaacccggattcatgctgttacaacaaccacaaaattCTTATCTGCCATCGAACTCCAGCCTTTCGAAATCCATTTTTCTAcgcatcaaataaaataaatatttatattaaggggttatatacaggtagaattttaagacttagtattagtaaaaatatttatttggaaaggagctacagctgatctccgggagctcctctcaaaaaagacgttttgcggtgacctttatatctctgaactggattctcttaaattaaaaaaaccaaacagatttctttaaagtaatgttaaatctagtaattaatcgaaggtataagcaaaataaatttttttaacaaaatagctgtttctcaaaaaaaaaaaaacgatttttgaacaaaattaaaatttgagactaaccGAGCCGTTCTCGTGTAAtattggtcaccgactttggaaacaccattttgagaaaaacgcgtttaaagtttgaaaagcacattCAAGCACTcgaaacgccttttaaaatttgcgtgcaacttcgaaaatattcaccggaacgatatttacttttctgtgtgtattcttaaatataaagagttttccaataagaggtattattttgatattcgaagaaaaatgctattttttaatataagtgaTCGCATGTTTATTtgattataaagaggaagatatgccattaatagtggaaaataacatcaggcaaatgaccaccacgaccacgcttacaggacaatatccttttcatgaaattttccataatcgaactgcaaagtggctgccctatgtcctcgatagcctcacgaattccatctttgaggccttgaatcgactctgggctgttaacgtagaccttctctttcacgtgaccacaaaaaaaaagtcactaggtgttaaatcacaagatctcggtggccaattgtgattacctcttcgagaggtaacacggtccggaaacttttcccgtaaaagatcaatggtttcgttgctggtgtggcacgtagcgccgtcttgttgaaaataaacattgtgcAGATCTATACAATTCAATTCcgatcataaaaaatcgttaatcatctctcgatagcgcaatcaagtcattcataacacctgttattggaaaaccctttatgtacattaaaaaaattgattttatgaaaattctaactgtatataaccccttaagcaacCAACCctatattatgaaaaaaaatttaatttaatttattctattgcaaagtacttacatatatttctatAATATCATAGCTATTTGAGGAATGCCCAATTTGGACACGAATTGCGTTGCTTTACGAATCGGGCGTATCCAATGAAAAGTTAAAATGTATTGTACCATCTTTGTCTTACTACTTTTCGACGGGTCCATGGCGAACGCTATATGTACGCTATGGCTATGATCCGCGCAAAGACTTTAAAAGTCGTTATTACCAAACATTCGATTATCGATTACGCTTTCGCTCAGGAATGTCGGAATTCGTAAGTATTTTAATGAGCTTAACATTtgaatctttaatttttaatataaatatacctaTAAGGTGGCGAACAGGAAAGATCAGCTCAAAAAGCAAAATGAGAGTCCATACGAATTAAATGAATTGGTCCAAGACATAAACTATCCATATTTCGAAGAAAACAAACTACCTCGTTCTAGGCAGTGTATTTTGCGAGTAAGCAAatggaatatttatttactatctTCGTACTTGTAACAATGCTTTATTTCTCAATTACATTTTTAGTATTGTGATATTCATATGCCTAAAATTCAAGAGATGATAGAAAAAATACCCTCTCCACGAACGGGAGCAATATGCAACGAGAAGACTGGGTGGTTACCGGCCGGTTTCGACTTGCAAGTGCGTCAAGTAATGAGTAACTGTATTAAAGAGTTATTGCGAAACCATTATCGCAAAGGGCAGATCCACGCAGAGTTGGACCCAGTTGATAATTTGGTATGCCATTATTAGCatctattatatttaaattattaatattgccTTTTTGCAGGAAGATTCTGAGGGCGATGCAACTTTTGAGGACAATTTGGATACTGGCGATCTtagtaaagaaatttttgacGATTAAGTGTGGTTTTAAGTACCGtctaaatgcaaataaaacatGTTTTAGCGCAtggatattttataaataattccgGTTTTTAAATGCAAACACTATGctgtattatttttgatatacacGAAATTGTATGACTTTACGGTTTGCAACGGTCTAGGAAACGAGGATACAGGCAAACTTCTCGAATATGATAGCGATTGAGTAACCAACAGAGGAAACGTTCAAGCCCTAAACCATAACCGCCATGTGGTTGAGTGCCGTACACTCGTTGATCAGTGTACCAATAATACGGAGTTGGATCAATCCCTTCACGAGCGTAACCTTTCAGCAACTCGTCATAGTCATTTATCCTCATAGAACCACCAACAATCTCGCCCACATTGGGCAGAAGTACATCGACGCTCTCGGTCAAGTTAGGATCTTCCGCACATTTTGACATATAGAATGATTTAATAGCTACAGGAAAGCGGCATAGCATAATTGGTTCGTTAATTGTATCAGTCATTTTGCGTTCTGGAGCTTCCGGTATGTCCTGTTAGGGAAAGGGAAACGAAATTGTTACCAGAACTTAACAATAATAAtgctataataattaaatacctCGCCAAATTCATAGAAGGTACCATCATCTTTAGTCACATTGTTTTCTTTTAACCATTTAATAGCATCGGCATAATTCATGCGCCGGAAAGGTCTTTTTGGGGGTTTAAAGTCAGGGTTGAGTTCTTGCACAATGTGCCCCCATGGCGATTTTAAAATTCGATCCACCACATCGCACACTAAATCCTCCAATCGATTCAATAAGTCCTCGAATGTAACGAAAGGACATTCGGCTTCAATATGTGTATATTCGGCTAAGTGACGCCGTGTTCGGCTTTGCTCTGCACGATAACTCTGCGCAATACAGAAAACATCTCCAAGTGCTGGCAAGCAAGTCTCTAAATATAGCTGAGAACTTTGAGTTAGGTATGCCTCCTcactgaaattataaaaatagaaattcattgaaaaaacaTTCAACAGCGTATTTTAAGAAATGGATgatattttacaataattttcctTCAATATCAACAATGATTATCTCTGAAGAATACCTGAACTTGTAAAAGATATAAGTGATAAAGTAAAACTTATAAGTGACAAATTAGATGAGCACCGATTTTGAATCGTGTGtgaagattttaaaaattttccaatatattatttttagatCCTTGAGGTTTTAATGTTGTATGTGATTAATATgccatttattaattttattttcaatagcaaaaatttagaattaaattCATTCAAGCTCACCTAAAATATTGCAACTTAAATAGGGTAGATCCTCCTTCAACTTGGGTCTGCACTAAAGTTGGCGGTGACACTTCGATATAGTCATGGTCGAAAAAGTGTCCACGGAAAGCTTGCATTACTACCGATCTCATTTTCAACACCTTGGATGTGTTTTCCCCGCGAATCATAATGTGGCGATTGTCCATCTGCACATCTGGATGAGCCTCTTCATTTAAAATGCTTTCCGCTCCTCCAGCTGGGGCCAAGCCAATTAATTCCCAGTAATCCACAATCAATTCATGTCCACCTGGTGCCTAAAATTAATATCAGCCATTGTCGTCAAACATGCTATCCAATTTCTTACCGATTTGCCAGCAGGTACCGGCTTCAGTACCCCGAATAAGAGTACAGAGCTCTCTGTAGTTAATACAAGAGCTTCATAGGTTTGGCAGAGCCGATCTACAAGCACGCACTGAAGAAATCCTGTACCATCTCGTAAGGTTATGAAAATTAAGCCTTTTCCCTGTCGACGCAAACGATGCAACCAACCGTAAATCTTAACGCGTTCACCACGATATTCCTCACCgtgacaaatttttattttacgtgCCACTGGTAGGCTAGTATCCTCAGAAATCTTAATTTTTCGAGCCTCCTCCAAGTTTTGCGCTCGCTTTTCCGCATCTTCGGACTctctttgttgtttttctacATTCTTATAGCTTTCccgtgtaaaaattttaagtatttttttcaacTGTGATTTCGCAGCCACCTCGTATTGACTTTCAGCTTTTAAATCTTTGCTATCGACGTATATTGTGGGGAAGGGCTCAGCTTTTGCATGACGCATTGCTTGTAGTATTGTTTTGTATGGATTTTCTTTCGTGCCATTGCCATTTTCGTCACTACCATTCTTTTCAGAAGTATAAATTCCAtcttgttttgagaaaaaggtATAAAAAACGAGTTATCaaatttgttggttctatttattattaattaccaATTGCAGAAACTTCGGAGGCCATTGTGAAAACTATACCAActggaaataaaattgcatcaGCTCCAATGAAATGAAGTACTAAAGAAAGTGAAACGCACTACCACGTTTCGTTTGAGTAGTGTTGCCAACGTTTGAGTTTCAAAAAGCCTACAActtggaaaaaaaagttttaccatACTAAAAGTattaatttacaataataacaatatttcACAATACAAAGATCCTTAACAACATTTATACGATTCTGTAAGAAAATTGGTCTCCTTACAAAGATTgtaagtttatcaaaaaaagTGGAAGGGAGTACCAAGTACTAGAATTATAGAGTAGCTTCCGCACACCACGGATAGTATTCGGTGCGAATTAGCCCCAGTGTTAATAATCTGAAGGagcgaaaatttattaaaattggttgccaaaaattgatgaaaaatcttaaataaatgtgCAAATCGGCTCGTTTTGTGGTCCCTATTCAAATTGTTTCCGTTCAAAAGTTATTAACAACAAATAATTCTGTATAATCGATAATTCATTCAATATCGCACCAATTGATATTTTCAGCAAAGTATTTTGCTAagtgttgttatttattttcatatttcaataaCTAAAATGCgcattgaaaataaactttaacAAATCTTGTCTAGGATTGCCACTTATAATGTGTCTAAACATTCGATAATTTTTTAGCTCATGGAAAATGTTTCActctataataaaatattgctttACTTTAGGGGGGGAAAACGATGCAGTCGAAAACTTGGGATAAAAAATCGAGCGATTAAATTTatcagtaaataaaataatgaaaataataaataatgaaaaaaagaaaaaatcagctTGCGGCCTTTTGTTTACATAAAATAAGGCTAGAATTTAGTATAATGCcgatcgctttggaaaaaacggtaaaaagggggtgatagaggggtgtatacccatcttaaaactgaaaacagaacctgccggaggcttatagtttttaagtaatttaatgttaaagttctataatttagcgaaaagttggtgttgccatacacctgaaatgaaaacgaagttcgcacgcagggatgttcagtggaaggttcattgtaaaactgcagtattttttgctgtaatttaaagttgagaaatgaatttgaaaataaaaacatacaactcatttaaacttaaaaacaatgatattaagcgtatcacaaaaaataataaagtaattaaaattaaattaaatta harbors:
- the LOC129249401 gene encoding general transcription factor 3C polypeptide 5, with the translated sequence MTTAQVNFSSNKELEVIEYPAKVVNLNRMLATLGGITNVSQALGSEQKRLELRFHPKNPFNKVAGGDAVQGAGLLISVKVRRSKKHRNQPSEYQLCILGHCKRSFTFSCLCDFQYLPLHNDPNRTENLTFNLSSIIPQSVTNTNYFSQTDVPLLSLPQTFARLDTINSTIFRADQQDDGQHDVLGVIQKSSYDSRDVVAFSMTDGFPERADLQIVKRMRIKYVSDEQLQKVKALFEECPIWTRIALLYESGVSNEKLKCIVPSLSYYFSTGPWRTLYVRYGYDPRKDFKSRYYQTFDYRLRFRSGMSEFVANRKDQLKKQNESPYELNELVQDINYPYFEENKLPRSRQCILRYCDIHMPKIQEMIEKIPSPRTGAICNEKTGWLPAGFDLQVRQVMSNCIKELLRNHYRKGQIHAELDPVDNLEDSEGDATFEDNLDTGDLSKEIFDD
- the LOC129249400 gene encoding asparagine--tRNA ligase, cytoplasmic — translated: MASEVSAIDGIYTSEKNGSDENGNGTKENPYKTILQAMRHAKAEPFPTIYVDSKDLKAESQYEVAAKSQLKKILKIFTRESYKNVEKQQRESEDAEKRAQNLEEARKIKISEDTSLPVARKIKICHGEEYRGERVKIYGWLHRLRRQGKGLIFITLRDGTGFLQCVLVDRLCQTYEALVLTTESSVLLFGVLKPVPAGKSAPGGHELIVDYWELIGLAPAGGAESILNEEAHPDVQMDNRHIMIRGENTSKVLKMRSVVMQAFRGHFFDHDYIEVSPPTLVQTQVEGGSTLFKLQYFSEEAYLTQSSQLYLETCLPALGDVFCIAQSYRAEQSRTRRHLAEYTHIEAECPFVTFEDLLNRLEDLVCDVVDRILKSPWGHIVQELNPDFKPPKRPFRRMNYADAIKWLKENNVTKDDGTFYEFGEDIPEAPERKMTDTINEPIMLCRFPVAIKSFYMSKCAEDPNLTESVDVLLPNVGEIVGGSMRINDYDELLKGYAREGIDPTPYYWYTDQRVYGTQPHGGYGLGLERFLCWLLNRYHIREVCLYPRFLDRCKP
- the LOC129249064 gene encoding probable DNA-directed RNA polymerases I and III subunit RPAC2, with the translated sequence MGALAEVAGDENSGEGSRTFVFQNEGHTLGNALKTIISRYPDVDFCGYTIPHPTESKMHFRIQSSQNRAIDILKRGLDDLESLCDHTINTFESEVKSFIEINNKSVTT